In Rhodobacter sp. 24-YEA-8, the following are encoded in one genomic region:
- a CDS encoding MFS transporter: MLRVLYTTWPLLLGVLLLMVGNGVQGSLLGIRGTMEAFTTFQLSFVMSAYFLGFLLGSRYVPAMLQHVGHIRVFAALGSLISAVLVVYPMVIHWQAWALMRVIIGFGFAGVYITAESWLNDTATNETRGQALSAYMIVQMIGIISAQGLLAIGDPFGYDLFLIPSVLVSLAFLPLLLATYPSPKFETGQRLGFRELYRISPLGCVGIFLIGGVFSAMFGMAAVWGSVSLLSVGQIALFTSALYIGGLILQYPIGRLSDRIDRRKIIVWLSVVATVIMAVATVFPLPFPVYLVVAALLGGITYPIYGLIIAYTNDYLSKEQMAAASAGLLFINGVGSIFGPLIVGWLMGRDVMGPRGFFFFVGLLYAALAGYAAWRMTKRATPVMTGAYANIAPMASAVASVAAVENAIEINPSPENPEAAAEAAQALVIQRDQPVPPASEESAPQQQGDQAAEDRENPGQRDA; encoded by the coding sequence ATGCTGAGAGTCCTTTACACCACCTGGCCTTTGCTTCTGGGGGTGCTGCTGCTGATGGTGGGGAATGGTGTTCAGGGCTCGCTTCTGGGCATCCGGGGCACGATGGAGGCCTTTACGACCTTCCAGCTGTCCTTCGTGATGTCGGCTTATTTCCTCGGATTCCTGCTGGGCTCGCGCTATGTGCCCGCGATGTTGCAGCATGTCGGCCATATCCGGGTGTTTGCGGCACTTGGCTCGCTGATCTCGGCGGTGCTGGTGGTCTATCCGATGGTGATCCACTGGCAGGCCTGGGCGCTGATGCGGGTGATCATCGGCTTTGGCTTTGCCGGCGTCTATATCACGGCGGAAAGCTGGCTGAACGATACGGCAACCAATGAGACGCGCGGCCAGGCGCTGTCGGCCTATATGATCGTGCAAATGATCGGCATCATCTCGGCCCAGGGGCTTTTGGCCATTGGCGACCCCTTTGGCTATGATCTCTTCCTGATCCCCTCGGTGCTGGTCTCGCTGGCCTTCCTGCCCTTGTTGCTGGCCACCTATCCCAGCCCGAAATTCGAGACCGGCCAAAGGCTTGGCTTTCGTGAACTTTACCGGATCTCGCCCCTCGGCTGCGTCGGCATTTTCCTGATCGGCGGCGTGTTCTCGGCGATGTTCGGGATGGCAGCGGTCTGGGGCTCGGTGAGCCTGTTATCGGTGGGGCAGATCGCCCTTTTCACCTCGGCGCTCTATATCGGCGGGCTGATTCTGCAATATCCGATCGGTCGGCTTTCAGACCGGATTGACCGCCGCAAGATCATCGTGTGGCTCTCGGTCGTGGCAACGGTGATCATGGCAGTGGCGACAGTGTTCCCGCTGCCCTTCCCGGTCTATCTGGTGGTGGCGGCGCTTCTGGGCGGCATCACCTATCCGATCTACGGGCTGATCATCGCCTATACCAATGACTATCTGTCGAAAGAGCAGATGGCAGCTGCCTCGGCAGGGCTTTTGTTCATCAACGGCGTTGGCTCGATCTTTGGCCCGCTGATCGTCGGCTGGCTGATGGGGCGCGATGTGATGGGGCCGCGCGGCTTCTTCTTCTTCGTCGGCCTGCTTTATGCCGCGCTGGCGGGCTATGCCGCCTGGCGGATGACCAAGCGCGCAACCCCGGTGATGACCGGCGCCTATGCCAATATCGCGCCTATGGCCTCTGCGGTCGCCTCGGTCGCGGCGGTTGAGAATGCAATCGAAATCAATCCCTCGCCCGAAAACCCCGAAGCCGCCGCCGAAGCCGCGCAGGCGCTGGTCATCCAGCGCGATCAGCCTGTTCCGCCGGCATCGGAGGAGAGCGCGCCGCAGCAGCAGGGCGACCAGGCGGCAGAAGATCGGGAAAATCCCGGTCAGCGCGATGCCTGA
- a CDS encoding DUF924 family protein: MSDPIEVLQFWIEEIGPQGWYAGGEEIDDACASRFGELWQALQDGGLEHWIDGAAGTLAYLVIADQFARNINRGRAEAFATDPQARAAARRALDEGWDLDAPEPERQFFYMPFEHSEDPEDQALAVQLFTERMPENPESLLHARAHQEIIRRFGRFPFRNAALGRETTAAEAEFLAAGAYPALVAEIRGSHASDA; encoded by the coding sequence ATGTCCGACCCGATCGAAGTGCTGCAATTCTGGATCGAAGAGATCGGCCCGCAGGGCTGGTATGCCGGTGGCGAAGAGATTGACGATGCCTGTGCCAGCCGGTTCGGCGAGCTGTGGCAGGCACTGCAGGATGGCGGGCTGGAACATTGGATCGATGGCGCGGCCGGAACCCTGGCCTATCTGGTGATCGCCGATCAGTTTGCCCGCAACATCAACCGGGGCCGGGCAGAGGCTTTCGCGACCGACCCGCAGGCGCGGGCTGCTGCGCGCCGTGCGCTGGATGAGGGCTGGGATCTCGACGCACCCGAACCCGAGCGCCAGTTCTTCTATATGCCTTTTGAGCATTCCGAGGATCCGGAGGACCAGGCGCTGGCGGTGCAGCTGTTTACAGAGCGTATGCCGGAAAACCCCGAAAGCCTCCTCCATGCCCGCGCGCATCAGGAAATCATCCGCCGTTTTGGCCGTTTTCCCTTCCGCAATGCGGCCCTCGGGCGCGAGACGACGGCAGCAGAGGCCGAATTCCTCGCAGCAGGGGCCTATCCCGCGCTGGTGGCAGAGATCCGTGGCAGCCATGCATCAGACGCATAG
- the lpdA gene encoding dihydrolipoyl dehydrogenase, whose translation MADSNFDVVVIGSGPGGYVAAIRAAQLGQKVAVVERENLGGICLNWGCIPTKALLRSSEVFHLMHRAKEFGLKAEGISYDLPAVVARSRGVAKQLASGVGHLLKKNKVTVIMGTAKLAGGGKVAVTTDKGAETLVAKNIILATGARARELPGLEADGDLVWSYRHALVAKRMPKKLLVIGSGAIGIEFASFFNTLGAETTVVEVMDRILPVEDAEIAAFAKKQFVKQGMKILEKAAVKKLDRHPGKGVTAHIEIAGKVETQDFDTVISAVGIVGNVENLGLEELGVKIDRTHVVTDEYCRTGVPGLYAIGDIAGAPWLAHKASHEGVMVAELIAGQHPHPIKPGSIAGCTYCHPQVASVGLTEARAKEQGYEIRVGRFPFIGNGKAIALGEPEGFVKTVFDAKTGELLGAHMVGAEVTELIQGYVIGRTLETTEAELMETVFPHPTLSEMMHESVLDAYGRAIHF comes from the coding sequence ATGGCAGACTCGAATTTCGACGTGGTGGTGATCGGCTCCGGCCCCGGCGGCTATGTGGCGGCGATAAGGGCGGCGCAGCTGGGCCAGAAAGTCGCGGTGGTGGAACGCGAGAACCTTGGTGGCATCTGCCTGAACTGGGGCTGTATCCCGACAAAAGCGCTGCTGCGGTCATCCGAGGTCTTCCATCTGATGCACCGCGCGAAGGAATTCGGGCTGAAGGCCGAGGGGATTTCCTATGATCTGCCAGCCGTGGTCGCCCGCTCGCGCGGGGTGGCGAAACAGCTTGCCAGCGGCGTCGGGCACCTTTTGAAAAAGAACAAGGTCACCGTGATCATGGGCACCGCGAAACTTGCCGGCGGCGGCAAGGTGGCGGTCACCACCGATAAGGGCGCCGAGACGCTGGTCGCGAAAAACATCATCCTCGCCACCGGTGCACGCGCAAGAGAGTTGCCTGGGCTCGAGGCTGACGGAGATCTGGTCTGGTCCTACCGCCACGCGCTGGTCGCCAAACGGATGCCGAAGAAGCTGCTCGTCATCGGCTCCGGCGCCATCGGCATCGAATTCGCGAGTTTCTTCAACACGCTCGGCGCCGAGACCACCGTGGTCGAGGTGATGGATCGCATTCTGCCGGTCGAAGACGCCGAAATTGCCGCTTTCGCGAAGAAGCAATTCGTCAAACAAGGCATGAAGATCCTGGAAAAAGCGGCAGTGAAAAAGCTCGACCGCCATCCGGGCAAGGGCGTCACCGCCCATATCGAAATCGCCGGCAAAGTGGAAACCCAGGACTTCGATACGGTGATCTCGGCCGTGGGGATCGTCGGCAATGTTGAAAATCTTGGCCTGGAAGAACTGGGCGTGAAGATCGACCGCACCCATGTCGTGACCGATGAATATTGCCGCACCGGGGTGCCGGGCCTCTATGCCATCGGCGATATCGCCGGCGCGCCCTGGCTTGCACATAAGGCGAGCCATGAAGGCGTCATGGTCGCGGAACTGATCGCGGGTCAGCATCCGCATCCGATCAAACCGGGTTCAATTGCCGGCTGCACCTATTGCCATCCGCAGGTGGCTTCTGTCGGCCTGACCGAGGCGCGTGCGAAAGAGCAGGGCTATGAGATCCGCGTCGGTCGCTTCCCCTTTATCGGCAATGGCAAGGCGATTGCTCTGGGTGAGCCCGAGGGCTTCGTGAAAACCGTGTTCGATGCGAAAACCGGTGAGCTGCTGGGCGCGCATATGGTCGGCGCCGAAGTTACCGAGCTGATCCAGGGCTATGTGATCGGCCGCACCCTTGAGACGACCGAGGCAGAGCTGATGGAAACGGTTTTCCCGCATCCGACGCTTTCAGAAATGATGCATGAATCGGTGCTGGATGCCTATGGGCGCGCCATTCATTTCTGA
- the rpsB gene encoding 30S ribosomal protein S2 gives MALPDFSMRQLLEAGVHYGHQTQRWNPRMAEYIYGDRNGIHIVDLTQTVPLLDQALKVVRDTVAKGGRILFVGTKRQAQKPIAEAAEKCAQYYMNHRWLGGTLTNWKTISQSIQRLKQIDETLAAGAEGLTKKERLNMERDQAKLQASLGGIREMGGVPDLLFIIDVGKEDLAILEAQKLGIPVVGIVDTNNSPKGVNYVIPGNDDAARAIALYCDLIARAALDGMSAQLGAAGVDLGALEAAPEEEATAEEA, from the coding sequence ATGGCGCTCCCCGATTTCTCCATGCGTCAGCTCTTGGAAGCTGGCGTTCACTACGGTCACCAGACGCAGCGCTGGAACCCGCGGATGGCTGAGTACATCTATGGCGACCGTAACGGCATCCATATCGTCGACCTGACCCAGACCGTCCCGCTGCTGGACCAGGCTCTGAAAGTCGTGCGCGACACCGTCGCCAAAGGCGGCCGTATCCTCTTCGTCGGCACCAAGCGCCAGGCTCAGAAGCCGATCGCTGAAGCCGCAGAGAAATGCGCTCAGTATTACATGAACCACCGCTGGCTCGGTGGCACGCTGACCAACTGGAAAACCATCTCCCAGTCGATCCAGCGTCTGAAGCAAATCGACGAGACCCTTGCGGCAGGCGCAGAAGGCCTGACCAAGAAAGAGCGTCTGAACATGGAACGCGACCAGGCCAAGCTGCAGGCTTCGCTGGGCGGGATCCGTGAAATGGGCGGCGTGCCGGATCTGCTGTTCATCATCGATGTTGGTAAAGAAGATCTCGCCATCCTCGAAGCACAAAAACTGGGCATCCCGGTTGTCGGCATCGTCGACACCAACAACTCGCCCAAAGGCGTGAACTATGTGATCCCGGGCAACGATGACGCGGCCCGCGCGATTGCGCTCTATTGCGACCTGATTGCCCGCGCTGCTCTGGACGGGATGTCGGCTCAGCTCGGCGCTGCCGGTGTTGACCTCGGCGCGCTGGAAGCGGCGCCGGAAGAAGAAGCCACCGCCGAAGAGGCCTGA
- the tsf gene encoding translation elongation factor Ts, with protein MSITAAMVKELRESTGAGMMDAKKALTEVNGDMEAAVDWLRTKGLAKAAKKADRVAAEGLIGVTVATGKGVAIEINSETDFVAKNADFQKLVREITEVALTTANDVEVLKATHLNGKPVSEVLTDAIARIGENMTLRRMHVLEGDTVVSYVHNAAADGMGKIGVLVALKGDAAKAQEIGKQFAMHIAATNPLSLSEATLDPVIVERELQVQTAKALEENSTSDKPKPEQVIHNNIIPGRMKKFLAENTLLGQAFVINPDLTVEAAAKEAGVEITGYARVAVGEGIEKKEEDFAAEVAKTLAGS; from the coding sequence ATGAGCATCACCGCAGCAATGGTGAAAGAACTGCGCGAATCGACCGGCGCAGGCATGATGGACGCCAAGAAGGCGCTGACCGAAGTGAATGGCGACATGGAAGCCGCCGTTGACTGGCTGCGCACCAAAGGCCTTGCGAAAGCGGCCAAGAAGGCTGACCGCGTTGCCGCAGAGGGTCTGATCGGCGTGACCGTGGCCACCGGCAAGGGCGTCGCCATCGAGATCAACTCGGAAACCGACTTCGTGGCGAAAAACGCTGACTTCCAGAAGCTCGTGCGCGAGATCACCGAAGTTGCGCTGACCACTGCGAATGATGTCGAAGTTCTGAAAGCCACCCATCTGAACGGCAAGCCCGTCTCGGAAGTGCTGACGGATGCCATCGCCCGTATCGGCGAGAACATGACGCTGCGCCGGATGCATGTGCTGGAAGGCGATACCGTCGTCTCCTATGTCCACAATGCGGCTGCTGACGGCATGGGCAAGATCGGCGTTCTCGTCGCGCTGAAGGGCGATGCCGCCAAGGCGCAAGAGATCGGCAAGCAGTTCGCGATGCATATCGCGGCCACGAACCCGCTCTCGCTGTCGGAAGCGACCCTCGACCCGGTCATCGTCGAGCGCGAGCTGCAGGTGCAGACGGCCAAGGCGCTGGAAGAGAACTCGACCTCGGACAAGCCGAAGCCCGAGCAGGTGATCCATAACAACATCATCCCGGGCCGGATGAAGAAATTCCTCGCCGAGAACACGCTTCTGGGTCAGGCATTCGTCATCAATCCCGACCTGACCGTCGAAGCGGCGGCCAAAGAAGCCGGCGTCGAGATCACCGGCTATGCCCGTGTGGCGGTTGGCGAAGGCATCGAGAAAAAAGAAGAAGATTTCGCCGCTGAAGTCGCCAAGACGCTGGCTGGCAGCTGA
- a CDS encoding LuxR family transcriptional regulator, with amino-acid sequence MTRSSVLELLGDIAQSASIDETWEVATRHFAAMGFARANYGFTRFRHLKTIGDPDDALFLSTMNQDYARRYFESGLFSRSPVFRWAERNSGIRTWKWVHDAFAAGKLAPEEAEIVRQNNALGIKAGITVSFPEASSRAKGALGLIADTNLDHVDVERIFTERCDEITAIAHMMHLRIVQLPQLSKARTLSPRQREALEWVADGKTTQDVALLMGVSPAMVEKHLRLARDALAVETTAQAVAKGALLNMIFQQFPEPLAQAAG; translated from the coding sequence ATGACCCGCAGTTCAGTCCTCGAGCTTCTTGGCGATATCGCGCAATCGGCGAGCATTGACGAAACTTGGGAGGTCGCGACCCGGCATTTCGCCGCTATGGGCTTTGCCCGGGCGAATTACGGCTTTACCCGCTTTCGTCACCTGAAGACGATCGGCGACCCGGATGATGCGCTGTTTCTCAGCACAATGAACCAGGACTATGCCCGCCGCTACTTTGAAAGCGGTCTTTTCAGCCGCAGCCCCGTTTTCCGCTGGGCCGAGCGCAATTCCGGAATCCGTACCTGGAAATGGGTGCATGACGCCTTTGCCGCCGGCAAACTTGCGCCGGAGGAAGCGGAAATTGTACGTCAGAACAATGCACTCGGCATCAAAGCTGGTATTACGGTCAGCTTCCCGGAAGCGTCGAGCCGTGCCAAGGGCGCGCTTGGGCTGATCGCCGATACCAATCTCGACCATGTCGATGTCGAGCGCATCTTTACCGAACGTTGCGATGAGATCACCGCCATTGCACATATGATGCATTTGCGGATCGTCCAGCTGCCGCAGCTTTCAAAGGCGCGCACGCTCAGCCCGCGCCAGCGTGAAGCGCTGGAATGGGTGGCAGATGGCAAGACCACCCAGGATGTGGCGCTGCTGATGGGGGTTTCACCGGCGATGGTTGAGAAACACCTGCGCCTCGCGCGTGATGCGCTGGCGGTTGAGACCACGGCTCAGGCGGTTGCGAAAGGCGCGCTCCTGAACATGATCTTCCAGCAGTTCCCCGAGCCACTGGCCCAGGCTGCCGGCTGA
- a CDS encoding glycoside hydrolase family protein, protein MPAPRDAAFTSLAFNIGIAGAGKSTATRRLNADDIPGACDALTWFNKAGGRAVRGLVVQRAEERALCLKKA, encoded by the coding sequence TTGCCTGCGCCTCGTGATGCGGCATTCACCTCGCTGGCCTTCAACATCGGGATCGCAGGGGCTGGGAAGTCCACCGCCACCCGGCGACTGAATGCCGACGACATTCCCGGTGCCTGTGATGCCCTGACGTGGTTCAACAAGGCCGGCGGGCGAGCGGTGCGCGGGCTGGTGGTTCAGAGGGCTGAGGAGCGCGCGCTATGTTTGAAAAAGGCCTGA
- a CDS encoding ASKHA domain-containing protein produces MSEDALVIFTPSGKRGRFAHGTPVLQAARSLGVDLDSVCGGRGICSKCQITPGYGEFPKHGVTVEPGALSEWNAVEDRYNRIRGLKEGRRLGCQAKVMGDIVIDVPPESQVHKQVIRKSATERDIAMDPATRSFYVEVEEPDMHIPTGDFERLKRALQDQWKIKDVTADLTILRKLQTVLRKGEWKVTAILNQGNHDEAHRILDLFPGYAEEPLYGLAVDLGSTTIAAHLCDLSTGKVLASSGLMNPQIRFGEDLMSRVSYAMMNPGGDVEMTRAVREAINNLVLSISEEAGISPGQIYEMVIVFNPVMHHLFLGIDPVELGQAPFALATSDSLTLDARALDLTAMNHNARVYVLPCIAGHVGADAAAVALSEEPNKSKDMVLIVDVGTNAEILLGNESRVLACSSPTGPAFEGAQISSGQRAAPGAIERITIDPITKEPRFRVIGSELWSDEPGFTEATATTGITGICGSGIIEAVAEMRMAGLVDASGLIGGPDQTGTPRAEPHGRTFSYLIHDASAEGGPRITVTQGDIRAIQLAKSALYAGAKLLMDAMGIDHVDRVTLAGAFGAHISPKHAMVLGMIPDVPLDHVSSAGNAAGTGARIALLNRAARDQIEATVHEIHKVETAIEPRFQEHFVNASAIPNAVNHFPELAKVVTLPDVSFNTGGSGGGEGRRRRR; encoded by the coding sequence ATGTCAGAAGACGCACTCGTCATTTTCACCCCATCGGGCAAGCGCGGACGTTTCGCGCATGGCACTCCGGTCCTCCAGGCCGCACGCAGCCTTGGCGTCGATCTCGATTCAGTGTGCGGAGGGCGCGGCATCTGCTCGAAATGCCAGATCACCCCGGGATATGGTGAATTCCCGAAACACGGCGTCACGGTCGAGCCGGGCGCGCTTTCGGAATGGAACGCGGTCGAGGATCGCTACAACCGTATCCGTGGGCTGAAGGAAGGCCGCCGCCTTGGCTGCCAGGCCAAAGTGATGGGCGATATCGTTATCGACGTTCCCCCCGAGAGCCAGGTTCATAAACAGGTGATCCGCAAATCCGCCACCGAGCGTGACATTGCCATGGATCCCGCCACCCGCAGCTTTTATGTCGAGGTTGAAGAGCCCGACATGCATATCCCCACCGGTGATTTCGAACGTCTGAAGCGCGCCCTGCAGGATCAGTGGAAAATCAAAGATGTAACAGCTGATCTTACCATATTGCGCAAGCTCCAGACAGTCTTGCGCAAGGGCGAATGGAAGGTCACAGCGATCCTGAACCAGGGCAATCACGACGAGGCGCATCGTATCCTCGATCTCTTCCCCGGCTATGCGGAAGAGCCGCTTTACGGCCTCGCTGTCGATCTCGGCTCCACCACGATCGCGGCGCATCTTTGCGACCTCTCGACCGGCAAAGTTCTGGCCTCTTCGGGGCTGATGAACCCGCAGATCCGCTTTGGCGAAGACCTGATGAGCCGGGTGTCCTATGCGATGATGAACCCGGGCGGCGATGTCGAAATGACCAGAGCCGTGCGCGAGGCGATCAACAATCTGGTACTGTCGATCTCGGAGGAAGCTGGTATTTCGCCCGGGCAAATCTATGAAATGGTGATTGTTTTCAATCCCGTGATGCATCACCTCTTCCTCGGGATTGATCCGGTGGAACTCGGCCAGGCGCCTTTCGCGCTGGCAACATCGGATTCTCTCACGCTAGACGCGCGCGCGCTGGATCTGACAGCGATGAACCACAATGCCCGGGTCTATGTCCTGCCCTGTATTGCCGGCCATGTCGGTGCCGATGCCGCAGCGGTGGCACTATCCGAGGAACCCAATAAATCCAAAGACATGGTGCTCATTGTTGATGTCGGCACCAATGCCGAAATCCTGCTTGGGAATGAAAGCCGGGTTCTGGCCTGTTCCTCGCCCACCGGTCCCGCCTTTGAAGGGGCGCAGATTTCCTCCGGCCAGCGCGCGGCCCCAGGTGCGATTGAGCGCATCACCATCGACCCGATCACGAAAGAGCCGCGCTTCCGGGTGATCGGATCCGAACTCTGGTCGGATGAGCCGGGGTTCACCGAAGCCACCGCAACAACCGGCATCACCGGCATCTGCGGCTCCGGCATCATCGAAGCCGTGGCCGAGATGCGGATGGCGGGCCTCGTCGATGCGAGCGGATTGATCGGCGGCCCCGATCAGACCGGCACGCCGCGCGCCGAGCCGCACGGCCGTACCTTCTCTTATCTGATCCATGATGCCAGCGCAGAGGGCGGCCCGCGGATCACTGTAACACAGGGCGATATCCGCGCGATTCAACTGGCAAAATCGGCACTCTATGCCGGGGCCAAACTCCTGATGGATGCGATGGGCATCGATCATGTCGACCGCGTGACCCTCGCCGGCGCCTTTGGAGCGCATATCTCGCCAAAACACGCAATGGTGCTGGGAATGATCCCGGATGTGCCGCTGGATCATGTCAGCTCGGCCGGCAATGCCGCCGGCACCGGCGCGCGGATCGCGCTTCTGAACCGTGCGGCGCGCGATCAGATCGAGGCGACTGTACACGAGATCCACAAGGTCGAGACCGCGATTGAGCCGCGCTTTCAGGAGCATTTCGTCAATGCAAGCGCAATTCCCAATGCGGTCAATCACTTCCCCGAACTCGCAAAAGTGGTCACCCTGCCCGATGTCTCCTTCAACACCGGAGGATCCGGCGGAGGAGAAGGCCGCCGGCGCCGGCGCTGA
- a CDS encoding ATP-binding cassette domain-containing protein, whose product MARAPLLQLSGISLTFGGNPVFDDLSLTVQPGDRVALVGRNGTGKSTLMKVMAGIVEADKGQVVVPSGVTVGYMEQDPDLSGFATLGEFAASKLPEDEAWRLATVADGLKFDPDVPVATASGGEKRRAALAKLLAEAPELMLLDEPTNHLDIQAIEWLENELRDTRAAFVLISHDRAFLKALTRATLWIDRGEVRRREAGFDGFEDWRETVWAEEDEARHKLDRKIKAEAKWAVEGISARRKRNQGRVRALAALREERSSQIRRQGTAAMALESGPVSGKRVIEAVGLTKGFGDKTIVRDFDLRVQRGDRVAFVGPNGVGKTTLLKLLTGEIAPDAGTVTLGTSLEIAVFDQTRSRLDPEASLWENLTGDPLMAVSGASDQVMVRGQPKHVVGYLKDFLFDEGQARAPVRSLSGGEKARLLLAKIMALPSNLLILDEPTNDLDVETLDLLQDILGEFDGTVLLVSHDRDFIDRVATATVAMEGNGQVTAYPGGWSDYVQQRPERQAQLTAAPKSATKAVEKETATVSSGSALSFTEKKRLADLPSQLEKLGAEIARLSDLLAQADLFEREPVKFRKASEMLAEREAALAAAEEEWLGLAERAEDQG is encoded by the coding sequence ATGGCACGCGCACCTCTTCTTCAGCTTTCGGGGATTTCGCTGACTTTCGGCGGCAATCCGGTATTCGATGATCTTTCGCTGACCGTTCAGCCGGGTGACCGGGTGGCGCTGGTCGGGCGCAATGGCACCGGAAAATCCACACTTATGAAGGTGATGGCCGGGATTGTTGAGGCAGACAAGGGCCAGGTCGTGGTGCCGTCTGGCGTCACTGTGGGGTATATGGAGCAGGATCCGGATCTGTCCGGCTTTGCGACACTGGGCGAGTTTGCCGCGTCGAAACTGCCCGAAGATGAGGCCTGGCGGCTGGCCACGGTGGCGGATGGGTTGAAATTCGACCCGGATGTGCCGGTGGCGACGGCGTCGGGCGGCGAGAAACGCCGGGCTGCCCTGGCGAAACTGCTGGCCGAGGCGCCGGAGCTTATGCTCCTCGACGAGCCGACCAACCACCTGGATATTCAGGCCATTGAATGGCTGGAAAACGAGCTGCGCGACACGCGGGCGGCTTTCGTGCTGATCAGCCATGACCGCGCGTTTCTGAAAGCGCTGACGCGCGCCACTTTGTGGATTGATCGCGGCGAAGTGAGGCGGCGCGAAGCAGGTTTCGACGGTTTCGAGGACTGGCGCGAGACTGTCTGGGCCGAGGAAGACGAGGCGCGCCACAAGCTGGATCGCAAGATCAAGGCCGAGGCGAAATGGGCGGTCGAGGGGATCTCGGCCCGCCGCAAGCGCAACCAGGGCCGGGTCCGGGCGCTTGCCGCTTTGCGCGAGGAGCGGTCCTCGCAGATCCGACGCCAGGGAACGGCGGCGATGGCGCTGGAAAGCGGGCCGGTCTCGGGCAAGCGCGTGATCGAGGCGGTCGGACTGACCAAGGGGTTCGGCGACAAGACGATCGTCAGGGATTTTGATCTGCGGGTGCAGCGCGGCGACCGGGTGGCTTTTGTCGGCCCGAACGGGGTCGGGAAGACCACGCTGCTGAAACTGCTGACCGGCGAGATCGCCCCCGATGCCGGAACGGTCACGCTTGGCACCAGCCTTGAGATCGCGGTGTTTGACCAGACGCGCTCGCGCCTTGATCCGGAGGCGAGCCTTTGGGAAAACCTGACCGGTGATCCGCTGATGGCGGTTTCCGGCGCTTCCGACCAGGTCATGGTGCGGGGGCAGCCGAAACATGTGGTCGGCTATCTGAAGGATTTTCTCTTTGATGAGGGGCAGGCGCGGGCGCCGGTGCGCTCATTGTCAGGCGGCGAGAAGGCGCGGCTTTTGCTGGCCAAAATCATGGCCTTACCGTCTAATCTTCTGATCCTGGACGAACCGACCAATGACCTTGATGTCGAAACGCTTGATCTGTTGCAGGATATCCTGGGCGAGTTTGACGGCACGGTGCTGCTGGTCAGCCATGACCGTGATTTCATTGACCGGGTGGCGACTGCGACCGTTGCGATGGAGGGGAATGGCCAGGTGACGGCCTATCCCGGCGGCTGGTCGGATTATGTGCAACAGCGTCCTGAACGGCAGGCACAACTGACCGCAGCACCAAAATCTGCCACGAAGGCCGTCGAGAAGGAAACCGCAACTGTATCAAGCGGTTCCGCCTTATCTTTCACAGAGAAAAAGCGACTCGCGGATCTGCCGTCGCAGCTGGAAAAGCTGGGGGCCGAGATTGCCCGGCTGAGCGATCTTCTTGCCCAGGCCGATCTCTTTGAACGCGAGCCCGTCAAATTCCGCAAGGCCAGTGAGATGCTGGCCGAGCGGGAGGCGGCTCTGGCTGCGGCGGAAGAGGAATGGCTCGGCCTCGCGGAACGGGCCGAAGACCAGGGCTGA
- a CDS encoding outer membrane protein: MKRIAAILAFSAVAAPAFAGGPAVVVDEPVVVAPAPVVISAPQGNWAGFYGGASLGYGNFDGETSGVKVLDGDGAIGGVQLGYRWDLGNTVIGVEGAFAGSNIKDDAVDAKLKNKTDLKLQLGYDLGQSLIYATAGASWAKASIAGTNYSDNGWVAGLGYDYDLGNNWVVGAEYLYNKYDNFDNSGVDLDGSTFAIRANYRF; the protein is encoded by the coding sequence ATGAAACGTATCGCAGCGATCCTCGCTTTCAGTGCAGTGGCAGCCCCTGCTTTCGCCGGTGGCCCGGCCGTCGTGGTCGATGAACCGGTGGTGGTCGCCCCGGCTCCGGTCGTGATCTCGGCCCCGCAAGGCAACTGGGCAGGCTTCTATGGCGGTGCCAGCCTTGGCTATGGCAATTTCGACGGTGAAACATCCGGCGTGAAAGTGCTGGATGGCGACGGCGCAATCGGCGGCGTGCAGCTCGGCTATCGCTGGGACCTCGGCAATACCGTGATCGGTGTCGAAGGGGCTTTCGCGGGCTCGAACATCAAGGATGATGCGGTCGATGCCAAGCTGAAGAACAAAACCGACCTCAAGCTGCAGCTCGGCTATGACCTCGGCCAGTCGCTGATCTATGCGACCGCCGGTGCTTCCTGGGCCAAGGCCAGCATCGCTGGTACCAATTACTCGGATAATGGCTGGGTCGCCGGTCTCGGCTATGACTATGACCTCGGCAATAACTGGGTCGTAGGTGCCGAATACCTCTACAACAAATACGACAATTTCGACAATTCCGGCGTCGATCTTGACGGCAGCACTTTCGCGATCCGGGCGAACTACCGCTTCTGA